A window of Desulfobacteraceae bacterium contains these coding sequences:
- the ngg gene encoding N-acetylglutaminylglutamine synthetase, producing the protein MERPNELRDRLQRMTGFTLRNEKLPQGPKAAQMSANATIEMGWGRIIFGHTFRSQKTLCAAMERETAGKRDITFYLRDPHVLLAMGPDRFFLDPSHAYRLWLHEYQPRSPRSGAFTIRRLHSRKDAEEINRLYATRQMVGCDPTFLLAHSASRKRTYLVAESRGDGRIVGTVTGVDHTEAFADPENGASLWCLAVDPQTQAPGVGEALVRHLAGHYLTRGRAYLDLSVLHDNAEAIALYEKMGFQRVPVFCVKRKNPINEPLYTGASPAAQLNPYAAIIVKEAQRRGIGVRVVDAEYGYFDLTLGGRTVACRESLSDQTSAVAMSRCDDKRVTHRVLRTAGLKVPRQHPAGKPEQNRNVLAALGRLVVKPASGEQGDGISVDLRTEADLEQAIGRARRYCPDVVLEELVAGEDLRLIVIDYRMVAAAVRRPPVIVGTGQHSVRTLIEKYNRRRAAATGGEGRLPLDAETKRCLRLSGHGLEDVPPAEEKIPLRKTANLHTGGTITDVTGEIHPALAAVGEQAARALKIPVTGLDLIVPDRSRPDYWIIEANERPGLANHEPQPTAERFIDFLFPQTAATGQPARQA; encoded by the coding sequence ATGGAACGACCCAACGAGCTGCGCGACCGACTGCAGCGCATGACGGGCTTCACACTGCGCAACGAGAAGCTCCCCCAGGGACCCAAAGCCGCCCAGATGAGCGCCAATGCAACGATCGAGATGGGCTGGGGGCGGATCATTTTCGGCCACACCTTCCGCTCCCAAAAGACGCTCTGCGCCGCAATGGAGCGGGAGACCGCGGGCAAGCGCGACATCACCTTCTACCTGCGCGACCCCCACGTACTGCTCGCGATGGGGCCGGACCGCTTCTTCCTGGATCCCTCCCACGCCTACCGCCTGTGGTTGCACGAATACCAGCCGCGCAGCCCGCGCTCGGGAGCTTTCACGATCCGCAGGCTGCATTCGCGCAAAGACGCCGAGGAGATCAACCGCCTGTATGCCACCCGCCAGATGGTCGGCTGTGATCCCACGTTCCTTCTCGCCCACAGCGCCTCCCGCAAACGGACCTACCTGGTTGCGGAGTCGCGTGGGGACGGCCGGATCGTCGGCACCGTAACCGGGGTGGACCACACCGAGGCCTTTGCCGACCCCGAAAACGGCGCCAGCCTCTGGTGCCTGGCGGTGGATCCCCAAACCCAGGCCCCGGGGGTGGGAGAGGCCCTGGTGCGTCATCTGGCCGGCCACTACCTGACCCGCGGAAGGGCCTACCTGGATCTTTCGGTCCTCCACGACAACGCCGAGGCCATCGCCCTGTATGAAAAAATGGGTTTCCAGCGGGTCCCGGTCTTCTGCGTCAAACGCAAGAACCCCATCAACGAACCCCTATACACCGGCGCCTCCCCGGCGGCCCAGCTCAACCCCTATGCGGCCATCATCGTCAAGGAGGCCCAGCGCCGCGGGATCGGGGTCAGGGTCGTGGACGCCGAGTACGGCTATTTCGACTTGACCCTGGGCGGCCGCACAGTTGCCTGCCGGGAATCCCTGAGCGATCAGACCTCGGCCGTAGCCATGAGCCGATGCGACGACAAGCGGGTCACCCATCGGGTCCTGAGGACGGCCGGCCTGAAAGTCCCCCGGCAGCACCCCGCCGGAAAGCCCGAGCAGAACCGCAATGTTCTCGCCGCCCTGGGGCGCCTGGTGGTCAAGCCGGCCAGCGGCGAGCAGGGGGACGGCATCAGCGTCGATCTCAGGACCGAGGCGGATCTGGAACAGGCCATCGGGCGCGCCCGCCGCTACTGTCCGGATGTTGTCCTGGAGGAATTGGTCGCCGGGGAGGACCTGCGGCTGATCGTGATCGATTACCGGATGGTGGCCGCCGCCGTGCGCCGGCCGCCGGTAATCGTCGGCACGGGGCAGCACAGCGTGCGCACCTTGATCGAAAAGTACAACCGGCGGCGGGCGGCCGCGACGGGCGGCGAAGGGCGTCTGCCGCTGGACGCTGAAACCAAGCGCTGCCTGCGGCTAAGCGGCCACGGCCTGGAGGACGTACCCCCGGCGGAGGAAAAAATTCCGCTGCGCAAAACCGCCAACCTGCACACGGGAGGCACCATCACCGATGTCACCGGCGAGATTCACCCGGCACTGGCCGCGGTGGGCGAGCAAGCCGCGCGGGCCCTCAAGATTCCGGTCACCGGGCTGGATCTCATCGTGCCCGACCGGAGCCGCCCGGATTACTGGATCATCGAAGCCAACGAGCGCCCCGGGCTGGCGAACCACGAGCCGCAGCCGACAGCCGAGCGCTTTATCGACTTTCTCTTTCCCCAGACCGCGGCCACCGGCCAGCCGGCGAGGCAGGCCTGA
- a CDS encoding N-acetylglutaminylglutamine amidotransferase — protein MCGICGQMKFSGIGSSARCVEKMTASLKRRGPDAQGIFVQGPVAMGHRRLKIIDLSERAQQPMVDSQLGLSIIFNGAIYNFAALRKTLEDRGYRFFSTGDTEVILKAYHAWGQDCVRRLNGMFAFAIYERDSGRLFLTRDRLGIKPLYYRQGPDEFRFASSLPALIAGGDVAGDIDPVALHHYMTFHSVVPAPRTILSSVRKLPPGETMTIDARGGIETKPYWSLNFGPRPEERGYDLAQWQALVRRALRRSVKRRLTADVPVGVLLSGGVDSSLVVGLLAELGQRDLTTFSIGFDAVNGEAGNEFRYSDRVADHFGTRHHRIEAQAADVLASIDDCITAMSEPMVSHDCIGFYLLSRAVARHVKVVQSGQGADEIFGGYHWYPPLMTSSAALEDYAGHFFDRTHAEYAAAVDPQFLKDDYSTAFVAGHFATAGAPRAIDKALRIDTTVMLVEDPVKRVDNMTMAWGLEARVPFLDHEVVELAARIPARFKVAGDGKHVLKEAARGIIPSEVIDRPKGYFPVPALKHLQGDYLAFVQEALLSPRSRARALFNPQHVNRLLAEPEDHFTPLRGSKIWQMAVLSYWLAAQGL, from the coding sequence ATGTGTGGCATTTGCGGTCAAATGAAATTCAGCGGTATCGGTTCCTCCGCGCGCTGCGTGGAGAAAATGACCGCCTCCCTGAAGCGGCGCGGGCCGGATGCCCAGGGGATTTTCGTTCAGGGCCCCGTTGCTATGGGGCACCGGCGCCTCAAGATCATCGACCTGAGCGAGCGGGCCCAGCAGCCCATGGTCGACAGCCAGCTGGGCCTGAGCATCATCTTCAACGGCGCCATTTACAACTTTGCAGCGCTGCGCAAAACGCTGGAAGACAGGGGCTACCGGTTTTTCTCGACCGGCGACACCGAGGTGATCCTCAAAGCCTATCATGCCTGGGGTCAGGACTGCGTGCGGCGCTTGAACGGCATGTTCGCCTTCGCCATCTACGAGCGCGACAGCGGCCGCCTGTTCCTGACCCGTGATCGCCTGGGCATCAAGCCGCTCTACTACCGGCAGGGGCCGGATGAGTTTCGGTTCGCCTCCTCCCTGCCCGCACTGATCGCCGGCGGGGATGTTGCGGGCGACATCGACCCGGTGGCCCTGCACCATTACATGACCTTTCACTCGGTGGTGCCGGCCCCCCGCACGATCCTCAGCTCCGTCCGCAAACTGCCGCCGGGGGAGACCATGACCATCGATGCCCGGGGCGGCATCGAGACAAAACCTTACTGGAGCTTGAATTTTGGCCCCCGCCCGGAGGAGCGCGGCTATGATCTCGCCCAATGGCAAGCCCTGGTCCGGCGGGCGCTGCGGCGTTCGGTCAAGCGGCGGCTCACGGCCGATGTGCCGGTGGGGGTACTGCTCTCCGGGGGGGTGGATTCCAGCCTGGTGGTGGGGCTGCTGGCCGAGCTGGGCCAGAGGGACCTGACGACCTTCTCCATCGGATTCGATGCCGTCAACGGCGAGGCGGGTAACGAGTTTCGCTATTCCGACCGCGTGGCCGATCACTTCGGCACCCGTCACCACCGCATCGAAGCCCAGGCGGCGGATGTTCTCGCATCCATCGACGACTGCATCACTGCGATGAGCGAACCGATGGTCAGCCACGACTGCATCGGCTTTTACCTGTTGAGCCGGGCCGTCGCCCGGCACGTCAAGGTGGTCCAAAGCGGTCAGGGGGCCGACGAAATATTCGGCGGCTATCACTGGTATCCGCCCCTGATGACCAGCAGCGCGGCGCTTGAAGACTATGCTGGTCATTTTTTCGACCGCACCCATGCGGAATACGCGGCGGCGGTGGACCCGCAGTTTCTGAAAGACGATTACAGCACCGCTTTTGTGGCGGGGCACTTCGCGACTGCCGGCGCTCCCCGGGCCATCGACAAGGCCCTGCGGATCGACACGACGGTGATGCTGGTGGAGGACCCTGTCAAGCGGGTGGACAACATGACCATGGCCTGGGGGCTGGAGGCCCGCGTGCCTTTTCTGGACCATGAGGTGGTGGAACTCGCCGCCCGCATTCCCGCCCGATTCAAGGTCGCGGGCGACGGCAAGCACGTCCTGAAGGAGGCCGCCCGCGGCATCATCCCCTCGGAGGTGATCGACCGCCCCAAGGGCTATTTCCCGGTGCCGGCCCTCAAACACCTCCAGGGGGACTATCTGGCCTTTGTGCAGGAGGCCCTGCTGTCCCCGCGAAGCCGTGCGCGCGCGCTTTTCAATCCCCAGCACGTCAACCGTCTGCTGGCCGAGCCGGAGGACCACTTCACCCCACTGCGGGGCTCGAAGATTTGGCAAATGGCGGTCCTAAGCTACTGGCTGGCCGCCCAGGGACTGTGA
- a CDS encoding response regulator transcription factor — protein sequence MGALQEILLVDSHRAFRRAVRETIARRCPGVAILEAHSGEDAIRKVERHRPGLIFTDIDLPGCRVLDLLQRIREAHPAAMIVVLTSYDLPEYREAALARGADHFISKAASKGSTIATIVAAAC from the coding sequence ATGGGCGCTCTTCAGGAAATACTACTGGTTGACAGCCACCGGGCCTTTCGACGCGCGGTCAGGGAAACGATCGCGCGCCGCTGTCCGGGGGTTGCAATCCTGGAAGCGCATAGCGGTGAGGACGCCATCCGCAAGGTGGAACGGCATCGCCCCGGCCTGATATTCACCGATATCGACCTCCCGGGCTGCCGCGTCCTGGATCTGCTGCAGCGGATCCGCGAAGCCCACCCCGCAGCGATGATCGTGGTTCTGACCAGCTACGACCTGCCGGAATACCGCGAGGCGGCCTTGGCCCGCGGGGCGGATCATTTTATTTCCAAGGCGGCCTCGAAAGGCAGCACCATCGCCACCATCGTCGCCGCGGCCTGTTGA
- a CDS encoding PAS domain S-box protein — MSDLMLIAVCNALLDPVVIVDPAGGIVAANPALCNLLGYGAGEVRGRDIGHLAPPHRRREQALQLRQSLEGAKIVAISSELQTRDGLLIPVLQTLSPFRARDGADPLVVWTFTQSRAPDPSIERLNLILESQAHPRESASDRRDTATQPEVSGRPGVAKALRLSRGQLRLLSQKTLELLENDRQVIAKELHDSIGASLAAIKFSLEGWLEVYGDRLPSPEIPFERIIAHIVETIKETKRISANLRPSTLDDLGLLATAKWFCRNLSGLYQGIRITPRFEISEGQIPEALKIVLYRVMQEALSNAAKHSGAQDVQVTLGLREGWLEMTVSDDGSGFDPERVMGAGDTLSGFGIHSMRQRVEICNGRFEIRSRVGQGTRIRVRLPLEAGDGEDSV, encoded by the coding sequence ATGTCCGACCTCATGCTCATCGCCGTTTGCAACGCGCTTCTGGACCCGGTGGTGATCGTCGACCCCGCCGGGGGCATCGTGGCGGCCAACCCGGCGCTCTGCAATCTGCTGGGCTACGGCGCCGGGGAAGTCCGGGGCCGGGATATCGGCCATCTGGCGCCCCCTCATCGCCGTCGCGAACAGGCCCTGCAGCTGCGGCAATCTCTGGAGGGCGCCAAGATCGTAGCGATCTCCTCGGAATTGCAGACCCGGGACGGGTTGCTGATCCCGGTCCTGCAAACCCTTTCCCCTTTTCGAGCCCGGGATGGGGCCGACCCTTTGGTGGTCTGGACCTTTACCCAATCCAGGGCGCCGGACCCCTCCATTGAGCGCCTGAACCTCATTCTGGAAAGTCAGGCCCACCCCCGGGAGAGCGCTTCGGATCGGCGCGACACCGCCACTCAGCCGGAAGTCTCCGGACGCCCCGGGGTGGCGAAGGCGCTTCGATTGTCGCGCGGTCAGCTGCGTCTGCTGAGCCAGAAGACTTTGGAGCTGCTGGAAAACGACCGTCAGGTGATTGCCAAGGAACTCCACGACAGCATCGGCGCCAGCCTAGCGGCCATCAAGTTCTCCCTGGAGGGGTGGCTGGAGGTTTACGGCGACCGCCTGCCGTCGCCGGAAATCCCCTTCGAGCGCATCATCGCCCACATCGTGGAGACCATCAAGGAGACCAAGCGCATATCGGCCAACCTGCGCCCGTCGACCCTGGACGACCTGGGGCTGCTGGCCACGGCCAAATGGTTTTGTCGCAATCTTTCGGGCCTCTACCAGGGAATCCGCATCACGCCCCGCTTCGAGATCAGCGAGGGACAGATCCCGGAGGCGCTTAAAATCGTTCTCTACCGCGTTATGCAGGAGGCCCTCAGCAATGCCGCCAAGCACAGCGGGGCCCAGGATGTCCAGGTGACCCTGGGCCTTCGGGAGGGGTGGCTGGAAATGACCGTCAGCGACGACGGCAGCGGGTTTGATCCGGAGCGGGTCATGGGGGCCGGGGACACCCTGAGCGGGTTCGGCATCCACAGCATGCGCCAGCGGGTCGAAATCTGCAACGGGCGCTTCGAGATCCGCAGCCGCGTGGGGCAGGGTACCCGTATTCGCGTGCGGCTGCCGCTTGAAGCCGGTGATGGCGAGGACTCCGTGTGA
- a CDS encoding response regulator transcription factor — translation MPKKTKVVIAEDHQLFREGLKAMLAVRSDLELVGEASDGLEAIRAVQHLRPQLLLLDLSMPRLSGISVMKDVKRQFPEVIILALTIHESDQYVLEAFDAGANGYCIKDASRRELMMAIDSVLTGKTYISPGIADSVMEGYLEGRKHLKKKTAWDTITQREREVLKLLAEGHTNKEIAAFLSISVKTVEKHRANIMKKTDLHNASALTAYAIEKGLVAAKPL, via the coding sequence ATGCCCAAAAAAACGAAAGTCGTCATCGCCGAAGATCACCAGCTGTTTCGCGAGGGGCTCAAAGCCATGCTCGCCGTGCGCAGCGATCTGGAGCTGGTGGGGGAAGCCAGCGACGGCCTGGAGGCGATTCGCGCGGTGCAGCACCTGCGGCCGCAACTGCTGCTGCTGGATCTCTCCATGCCCCGGCTAAGCGGCATCAGCGTGATGAAAGACGTCAAACGCCAGTTTCCGGAAGTGATCATCCTGGCCCTGACGATCCACGAATCGGACCAGTACGTGTTGGAGGCTTTCGATGCCGGGGCGAACGGCTACTGCATCAAGGATGCCAGCCGCAGGGAGCTGATGATGGCCATCGACAGCGTCCTGACCGGCAAGACCTACATCAGCCCGGGCATAGCCGACAGCGTCATGGAGGGGTATCTCGAAGGCCGCAAACACCTGAAGAAAAAGACCGCTTGGGACACGATCACCCAGCGTGAGCGCGAGGTCCTGAAACTTCTGGCCGAGGGCCACACCAACAAGGAAATCGCCGCCTTTCTGAGTATCAGCGTCAAAACCGTCGAAAAACACCGGGCCAACATCATGAAGAAAACCGACCTGCACAATGCCTCGGCGCTGACGGCCTATGCCATCGAAAAAGGGCTGGTGGCCGCAAAACCTCTCTGA
- a CDS encoding mechanosensitive ion channel family protein: protein MTLLTNGLSLTIWNNSLKAYLFALAATAGVMMALWLGRRVMIHYFTRRARESGGDGYDFMLAVAERTLFPLLLVVSLYAGKGFLSFPAGVVSWIESGAVAAVVIQTAIWANALVTFWFNRYQRQYRNLDAARVTTLRAISLAARLLLIVIAAVLILDNLPGVEITALVAGLGIGGIAIALAVQNILSDLFASLSIILDKPFVLGDFIIVDAHMGSVEYIGLKTTRLRSLSGEQLVFPNSDLLQSRIRNFKRMAERRVVFELQVTYQTPYEKLAAIPDWIADIVARQEPVRFDRAHFQGFGEFALRFEVVYYVLDADFNIYMDIQQAINLGIIQKFRQEGVAFAFPTRTISLAEGRQDRESSALHRASPLRAGMGHVMQDG from the coding sequence ATGACGCTGTTGACGAATGGGCTGTCGCTGACGATCTGGAACAATTCTTTGAAAGCCTATCTGTTCGCCCTGGCGGCCACCGCCGGGGTGATGATGGCGCTGTGGCTGGGACGGCGGGTGATGATCCACTACTTCACCCGGCGTGCCCGCGAAAGCGGCGGTGACGGCTACGATTTCATGCTGGCAGTGGCCGAGCGGACCTTGTTTCCACTCCTGCTGGTGGTGTCACTGTATGCCGGCAAAGGGTTTTTGAGCTTCCCCGCGGGCGTGGTCTCATGGATCGAAAGCGGTGCGGTGGCCGCCGTCGTGATCCAGACGGCCATCTGGGCCAACGCCCTGGTGACCTTCTGGTTCAACCGCTATCAGAGGCAATACCGCAACCTGGACGCCGCCCGGGTCACGACCCTGCGTGCGATCAGCCTGGCCGCCCGCCTGCTGCTGATCGTGATTGCCGCCGTCCTGATTCTGGACAATTTGCCGGGGGTTGAAATCACCGCTCTGGTGGCCGGCTTGGGGATCGGCGGTATCGCCATCGCCCTGGCCGTGCAGAACATTCTCTCCGATCTTTTTGCCTCGTTGTCCATCATTCTGGACAAGCCCTTCGTGCTCGGAGACTTCATCATCGTCGACGCCCACATGGGGTCGGTGGAGTATATCGGCCTGAAAACCACCCGCCTGCGCAGCCTTTCGGGCGAGCAGCTGGTTTTTCCCAACAGCGACCTGCTCCAGAGCCGGATCCGCAACTTCAAGCGGATGGCCGAGCGGCGGGTGGTGTTCGAGTTGCAGGTGACCTATCAAACCCCTTACGAGAAGCTGGCGGCGATTCCCGACTGGATCGCGGACATCGTCGCGCGCCAGGAGCCGGTGCGCTTCGACCGGGCCCATTTCCAGGGGTTCGGCGAGTTCGCGCTGCGCTTCGAAGTCGTCTATTATGTGCTGGACGCGGACTTCAACATCTATATGGACATCCAGCAGGCCATCAATCTTGGGATAATCCAGAAGTTCCGGCAGGAAGGCGTCGCCTTTGCCTTTCCAACCCGCACCATCAGCCTCGCTGAAGGTCGGCAGGATCGGGAGAGCAGCGCCCTCCATCGCGCCAGCCCCCTGCGGGCCGGTATGGGGCACGTCATGCAGGACGGATAG
- a CDS encoding DUF1566 domain-containing protein: MQFTWQLVTDQRLCYGVGGRVVPCPGSGQDAEGKPPGPDPASRFEVQGDTVSDTWTGLCWCRDANRFEFPFAWDEAAELVAEMNRSGWRARRDWRLPSRRELFSLLSHQHVNPALSHGHPFLNVFPGYYWTGTSCGRLPDQAWIIHLGGARVYRDMKHRACLVWPVAGPRHENRISGPRFRSHGPQFQDLSTGLCWRPAAREPLSWKNALRAAAALNRAGPAGRPRWRLPNIRELESLVALTRHSPALDPGHGFGVVADGCWSGTTSVYEPSYAWVLYPRDGAIGVGFKAGAEFCAWAVSGAGSARIA; the protein is encoded by the coding sequence ATGCAATTCACCTGGCAATTGGTTACCGATCAAAGGCTGTGCTACGGCGTCGGGGGGCGTGTCGTCCCCTGCCCGGGCAGCGGTCAGGATGCCGAGGGCAAGCCCCCCGGCCCCGATCCCGCCAGTCGGTTTGAGGTTCAGGGCGACACCGTGAGCGATACATGGACGGGGCTGTGCTGGTGCCGGGATGCCAATCGCTTTGAATTCCCCTTTGCCTGGGATGAGGCCGCCGAGCTGGTTGCCGAAATGAACCGATCGGGTTGGAGGGCGCGCCGGGACTGGCGGCTGCCGTCGCGACGGGAGCTGTTTTCACTGCTCAGTCATCAACACGTCAACCCTGCCCTATCCCATGGTCACCCGTTTCTGAACGTGTTCCCCGGCTATTATTGGACGGGCACGAGCTGTGGGCGGCTTCCCGACCAGGCCTGGATCATCCACCTGGGCGGCGCGCGTGTCTATCGGGACATGAAACACCGCGCCTGCTTGGTGTGGCCGGTGGCCGGTCCCCGCCATGAGAACCGCATCAGCGGCCCCCGCTTTCGCAGCCACGGCCCCCAATTTCAGGACCTGTCGACCGGGCTTTGCTGGAGGCCCGCCGCCCGCGAACCCCTTTCCTGGAAGAACGCGCTGCGCGCCGCCGCTGCCTTGAACCGCGCCGGCCCCGCCGGGCGGCCTCGCTGGCGGCTGCCCAACATTCGTGAACTGGAAAGCCTGGTGGCGCTCACCCGCCATTCGCCGGCACTGGATCCCGGCCACGGGTTCGGGGTGGTCGCCGACGGCTGCTGGTCCGGGACCACAAGCGTCTACGAGCCCAGCTATGCGTGGGTGCTCTACCCGCGGGATGGGGCGATCGGTGTGGGGTTCAAAGCCGGGGCGGAATTTTGTGCCTGGGCCGTCTCCGGCGCGGGCAGCGCCCGGATCGCATGA
- a CDS encoding YdiU family protein, translating to MNYRPATPGSLGAMIFDNRFTRELPGDPETRNTRRQVIGACYSRVKPTPAAAPRLVAYSPEAAQLLDLSEKTCTSSHFAQVFAGNRLLTGMDPHATCYGGHQFGHWAGQLGDGRAINLGEVINGRAQRWALQLKGAGPTPYARTADGLAVLRSSIREFLCSEAMFHLGVPTTRALSLVLTGELVERDMFYDGHPRREPGAVVCRLAPSFTRFGSFQIFAARGETGTLRQLLDYTIETDFPALGAPSPEVYLRWFEEVCRRTAELMVHWMRVGFVHGVMNTDNMSILGLTIDYGPYGWLEDYDPNWTPNTTDAATRRYRFGHQPQVALWNLARLAEALTPLIQPTAGLERALADYQSCFQRGWQNMMVRKLGLKAFVAGRDEPLVGELLSILSLVETDMTIFFRQLALVSCDPQDAAAADDEALMAPLMAAYYRPEQLTAAVRGRIGRWLRAYLRRVGQDGTPDARRRKRMNAVNPKYVLRNYLAQLAIDKAEGGDFAMISELQDLLRRPYDEQPGKEAFAEKRPEWARHRPGCSMLSCSS from the coding sequence ATGAACTACCGACCTGCAACACCCGGTAGCTTGGGTGCAATGATATTCGACAACCGCTTCACCCGCGAACTGCCCGGCGACCCTGAGACCCGTAACACCCGCCGCCAGGTGATAGGGGCGTGTTACTCGCGGGTCAAGCCGACTCCTGCGGCGGCCCCCCGGCTGGTCGCCTATTCACCGGAAGCGGCGCAGCTGCTGGATCTTTCTGAAAAGACCTGCACCTCCAGCCATTTTGCCCAGGTGTTTGCGGGCAACCGCCTGCTGACCGGGATGGACCCGCATGCGACCTGCTACGGCGGCCACCAGTTCGGCCATTGGGCCGGACAGCTGGGCGATGGGCGCGCCATCAACCTCGGCGAGGTGATCAACGGGCGCGCCCAGCGCTGGGCCCTGCAGCTCAAGGGAGCCGGCCCGACCCCCTACGCCCGCACGGCCGACGGCCTGGCCGTGCTGAGGTCCTCGATCCGCGAGTTTCTCTGCAGCGAGGCGATGTTCCACCTCGGGGTGCCCACCACCCGGGCACTGAGTCTCGTGCTGACCGGCGAGCTGGTGGAGCGCGACATGTTCTACGACGGCCATCCGCGGCGTGAGCCGGGGGCCGTGGTCTGCCGGCTGGCGCCGTCCTTCACGCGCTTCGGCAGCTTCCAGATCTTCGCCGCGCGCGGGGAGACCGGTACTCTGAGGCAGCTGCTGGACTACACCATCGAGACCGATTTCCCCGCCCTGGGCGCCCCCTCGCCGGAAGTCTACCTGCGGTGGTTCGAGGAGGTCTGTCGCAGGACCGCCGAGCTGATGGTGCACTGGATGCGGGTGGGATTCGTCCACGGGGTGATGAACACCGACAACATGTCCATCCTGGGGCTCACCATCGATTACGGCCCCTACGGGTGGCTGGAGGATTACGACCCGAACTGGACCCCCAACACCACCGACGCCGCCACCCGCCGCTACCGCTTCGGCCATCAGCCCCAGGTGGCGCTCTGGAACCTGGCCCGCCTGGCCGAGGCCCTCACGCCGCTGATCCAGCCGACGGCAGGCCTGGAGCGGGCGCTGGCGGATTATCAGAGCTGTTTCCAGCGGGGCTGGCAGAACATGATGGTCCGGAAACTGGGGCTGAAGGCCTTTGTCGCGGGCCGTGACGAGCCCCTGGTGGGTGAGCTTTTGTCCATTCTCTCCCTGGTGGAGACCGACATGACGATTTTTTTCCGGCAGCTGGCCCTCGTGTCCTGCGACCCCCAAGACGCGGCGGCGGCCGACGACGAGGCCCTGATGGCGCCCCTGATGGCGGCCTACTACCGGCCCGAGCAGCTCACCGCGGCGGTCCGCGGCCGCATCGGCCGCTGGCTGCGGGCCTACCTCCGCCGCGTCGGGCAGGACGGGACCCCCGATGCCCGCCGCAGGAAGCGCATGAACGCCGTCAACCCCAAATACGTGCTGCGCAACTACCTGGCCCAGCTGGCGATCGACAAGGCCGAAGGGGGGGATTTCGCCATGATTTCCGAGTTGCAGGACCTGCTGCGCCGCCCCTATGACGAACAGCCCGGCAAGGAAGCCTTTGCCGAAAAACGTCCCGAGTGGGCGCGTCACCGGCCCGGCTGCTCGATGCTCTCCTGCAGCTCCTGA
- a CDS encoding DUF2784 domain-containing protein, with protein sequence MIFRIAADILVVLHLGFILFVVLGGLAVLKWGRLAWLHLPAAAWGALIVINGWICPLTPLEQYLRRTGVQAGYSGGFIDHYLMPIIYPVGLTRKLQIAMGVALVVGNLLIYGWVTARHLRRRRAARR encoded by the coding sequence GTGATTTTCCGGATCGCCGCGGACATTCTGGTGGTCCTGCACCTCGGGTTCATTCTCTTCGTGGTGCTGGGCGGATTGGCCGTACTGAAATGGGGCCGGCTGGCCTGGCTGCATCTGCCCGCCGCCGCGTGGGGCGCACTGATCGTCATAAACGGCTGGATCTGCCCGTTGACACCGCTGGAACAATACCTGCGCCGCACCGGCGTCCAGGCCGGCTACAGCGGCGGCTTTATCGACCACTACCTGATGCCCATCATCTACCCGGTCGGCCTCACCCGCAAGCTGCAGATCGCCATGGGGGTCGCCCTAGTGGTGGGCAACCTGCTGATTTACGGGTGGGTTACGGCGCGCCATTTGCGCCGCCGCAGGGCGGCCAGGCGCTGA
- a CDS encoding alpha/beta fold hydrolase codes for MIAKPHAPGEAVCLPPLPEDLDRFLASSEARIAGIRHQTEKKIVWRSSPGLKTDFAVVYLHGFSASRMELYPLCDLLARKIDANLFYTRLNGHGQDGHALAAAKVEDWLQDGLEALAVGNRLGRRIILIGTSTGAALATWLAAHAPQLSAIHALILISPNYSPKNLFTFLTRWRLGRRLIEIFMGNWRQFTPAGPAQERFWTVRYPMKALYTMLELVRIANATDLRRLVLPVLMLYNEKDRVISVAKLKKKFGAMASARKRLVAFNGNRDPGRHVLAGDALSPETTSQVIAIIEAFLAKTAAVGRKPPPAG; via the coding sequence ATGATCGCAAAGCCTCACGCGCCCGGGGAGGCTGTTTGCCTGCCCCCCCTGCCCGAAGACCTGGACCGCTTTCTGGCCTCCTCCGAGGCGCGGATTGCCGGAATCCGCCACCAGACCGAAAAAAAGATCGTCTGGCGATCCTCCCCCGGGCTCAAGACCGATTTCGCCGTCGTCTACCTGCACGGCTTTTCCGCCAGCCGCATGGAGCTCTACCCGCTGTGCGACCTGCTAGCCCGGAAGATCGACGCCAACCTTTTCTATACCCGTTTAAACGGCCACGGCCAGGACGGGCACGCCCTGGCCGCGGCCAAGGTCGAGGACTGGCTGCAGGACGGGCTGGAGGCGCTGGCCGTCGGCAACCGCCTGGGCCGCAGGATCATCCTGATCGGCACCTCCACCGGGGCGGCCCTGGCCACCTGGCTGGCCGCCCACGCCCCGCAGCTATCCGCCATCCATGCCCTGATCCTGATCTCCCCCAATTATTCCCCCAAAAACCTCTTTACCTTTCTGACCCGCTGGCGTCTGGGCCGGCGCCTGATCGAGATCTTCATGGGCAACTGGCGCCAGTTCACCCCCGCCGGGCCCGCCCAGGAGCGCTTCTGGACTGTGCGCTACCCGATGAAGGCGCTCTACACCATGTTGGAGCTGGTGCGAATCGCCAACGCCACCGACCTGCGGCGCCTGGTCCTGCCGGTGCTGATGCTCTACAATGAAAAAGACCGGGTGATCAGCGTGGCCAAGCTTAAAAAGAAGTTCGGCGCCATGGCCTCCGCGCGCAAAAGACTAGTGGCCTTCAACGGCAACCGCGACCCGGGTCGGCATGTCCTGGCCGGAGACGCCCTGTCGCCGGAAACCACCTCCCAGGTCATCGCCATCATCGAGGCTTTTTTGGCGAAGACCGCCGCCGTCGGCCGCAAGCCGCCGCCTGCAGGGTGA